The genomic stretch TTtatttttaaccatgtttttaCCTGTTTATCGGCCGTGTTACTATTTtgtattataattataaaataagctCATAATAAATTTATTGTGAGACCTTCTCTAAAGATATTTACCCAATGCTTCTCAAATCCAATTTGTTAGATTATTCAATTTACTCGTGCAAGAAAAGGGGAGATGCTATAATAACATGATAATCGAAGATCGGCAACAAAACATTAAGTTcatagtaaaaaaaaattaatcaagaAAATACTATGAcaattgttattgttttattaattagtatagatagttagattgaaagttatgaacacttcaacatgactgaccaATTTAACAAATAGTTATTCACcgatttaaaaatataaaagaaatgATTTTGAGACTAACGATTATCTAAATTGCATGATTAAACAATATTGTCTAATCGAGTAAAAACATGATGCTtgaaaaatttaaattcatgccaAACAATTGTATATACTATATAGGATATGGAAATTAATTTTAAAAAACCCCACAAAATTATAAAACTAATTATGATATTATGGATACCTTAGAATATAAAGAAGTTAgtaaaaactacaataaaatatCATGGTATAAATCTTATGTTAACAACATAAAAGAAATTTTATATATTGGGCTATTTAGTTAGTGGGCCAATTTATAGGAATCCTAAAATCTATGTTAAATGTGGATGTGATGTTTTGGAGGGAAAACAAatatgttgtggttgttgttttatCATAATTTTTTCATACTAGTAATTGATAATATAAAGCTATTTGAGGGCTTACCATCGATTAATGGTCTATAGAAACTTTAGATTTGATTGATGAAGGTTAGGAttttttagagaggaaaagaAGATTGTAGTCTATTCTTACTGGGAAGGGGAAGGAGGAGGGCTTACCTAATGGGCTCATCAATGAAATGAGTGCCAATCCAGATCATGCTTTGACCTGGGTTAAAGAGAACATACAGTTCTACTATCCCCAGACCCGTATTGTCGGTATTGCTGTCGGTAATGAAGTTTTCGGAAGTGATTGCAACGAAAAGTCTCCATCTTGAAGATAAAATTCAAATTACTACCGCCCATCATTTTGGAGTTTTCGATAATTCATACCCTCCTTCCAATTGTACATTTCGGGCTAATATGAAGTAGTACATGAATCCACTTTTGGAGTTCTTTTCACATATTGGATCACCTTTCTGTTTGAATGCTTATCCTTTCCTTACCTATATGAGTGATCCAACCCACATCAATATAAGTTACGCCCTCTTTCAGAAAAACCCGGGAATAGTTGACTCTCAAACAAAGCTCCATTATGACAATCTTCTTGATGCTCAGATTGACGCAGCTTATGCCGCTCTTGAAGATGCGGGTTACAAAAAGATGGAAGTGATAATTACCGAGACAGGTTGGACATCTAAAGGGAATGAGAATGAAGTTGTTGCTACTCCTGAAAATGCAAGAACCTACAATTTCAATTTGCGAAAAAGGCTGGCTTTGCGAAAGGGCACTCCTCTACGGCCCAAGATTATGCTTAAAGCTTATGTGTTTGCAATGTTCAATGAAGATTCGAAAACTGGACCAACTTCTGAAAGGAACTTTGGGCTTTGGAAACCTGATGGAAGCATTTCATATGATGTTGGATTTCCTGCTTTGAAGTCCTCAGCTGCAGCCCACTCGGCTTTTCAGGTAAAGGTTATCCGTAAGATGCAAGCAATTGATTTATCTGTTCTCCGATTTTTTGTCATAGACTGAGAgtatattttgttttttgttttagttAAATGGACATCAACAAGTTCATAAAATTTTTATAATTATCTCAAATTGAAGATGTTTTCTCCTAAACATCAATCAATAAAGAAAAACATGGATTAGTCACCTTGCAAATTACATCGAAGATGATAGTAGGAGTAAAAAGCAAAGAACGTACGTAGATACCAAAGTATTATaaacaataatcataaaaaaaGAAATCATCAAGTGCAAAAGTGATAACCCTAAGCTATTTAAAATCATCGTTATGCAGTGGGTGTGGCAGAATGTTGCAATCCCATGCTTGGAAAGGTGGGACTTGGTCATTATACTGTTTAAATTACTGAATGTGCATTATACCTTTGTGGCTTTGTTAGACTGTAGTCGGAGGTGTTTCCAACTGGCCAATGGTGAGAAGGTAATGACTTTCTGTTAATTATAAATCTGCTATTTTGTGAGCCTTATACcgagtattattttttaattctcCTCGTGAACCAAATGCACATATCTGTTTAGACTTTAGATCTAAACACTAAACGCACTTATAAGAAGGAAATGATGCTATGCATGCAAAACGGCAACTTATATACACAATCAATAGTAGATACTCGGAGTATCTAATACATACCGGTTATTCGGTTAATATTAAAACAAAGTAACATCATCCCATTCGTATAAAAGataaatttttattatttttccatattcattttacttttattttattctaACTAATTGATCTGTTTTAAACTTAAGACGAATATATCTGTCTTTAATAATACAGAGTAATCTAAAttcaattaataataataattactatAAAATATTTACTAAATATTTACTTTCAGAAACTTTAAAAGAAACACGTGACTTTTGTTGCATAATATGTACTTAACCTGCGCTCTGTAAACATAATTCATGTAGGTAGTACAAATAATCTCATTATTCATCATTGTTATAGTATCGATAGTCCGAGTAAAACAATGTGTGGTAACACATTATATAGTTCATATTATTCATAGTCATGGATCATGGAGGAGGTAAATGTTTAATATGAATATAGACCAAGGTTACAAAACGAATCCATCAAACCCGTAGAAGTGAAGATTTAAACTATAAGCTTCATTCTATAGATTGAAATATTGAATGATAAATCTTGACAATAATCTCTGTCGACTGGCTGGTTCTTGTCACTTACTTGGTTCTTCATGTTGTAGATGTAAGTTTCGAGCCTGTTTTTGGCATCGATTCTCTCCTTGACCTCTTGTCTTCCACTGCAAATTCCTCGGCCTCCCTGACCGTTCTTTGATTCTCATCCCGACCGAGACGACCCTTGTCATTGGTGATGCTAAATCTGAGGTGTTCCCTTAGCAGCTGGGATAGTTCCGGCCaggtcttttgttttgtttttgcagCACATATTACATAATTATATATGTGAAGGAATTGGCGGATAGTATGTTTGTATCAGTTTGTTGGTTGCGTTTACGTTTAGATGCATGGTGTATATATATACCTATTTTGTAATTAGTGTTTTAGTTcttaacaaattcaaatggaaaaTAGATCTTTTGTCagattaattataatataattattatatctTCTGCATTATCTGTTTGGCCAAATTTATATCTTTTCGTACATATTAATATTTAAACTATATAGGTGTTTTATAAAACTTGGagactctagaattgcctgaaaaaagcctcttttatatatatactagatttaatacccgtgcgatgcacgggtcTCTGGTAATATTTTGTTGATGAACCGCTGGTAAGTACTACGTTATACTTGTAAATTACTACTGTAAGTTCCAAATGCCAACTCTGCTTTATTCAAACTCGCTCCTTCCATGGAAATTGAATTTAACTATGCCCCTGTGACGGCTGTGAGCTCTTGAatcattttaactgattatacCCATTAATAATCATTTTGATTGATTATATCCCTTAATAATGGCTACAAAAGCTCAAATGGCACTAATTAGTACGGTATATAATTTTAATTCGCAATAAGGTATACTTCCACTATATTTACGACTCTTAAACATGTAGATAGTTAGAATAGTATTATAGCCGATTCTAAATTTACTTCGTTATAAGCATGTCGATGTGGACAGAAAATCAAACCCACTTGCAAAATTGAAGTAAAGAATGATGAGGACATAGACGACAAATTGATGCATATGtgataatagtacattaataagTACTCTCTTCCTCCCAATCACTTCTTTAAATAGTTGAGACGAAGTAACCATGAGAGTTGTATTATTCCTTGCATAGATATATTATAGAATATAGTACAACAACAAAAACAGATGAGTGGATGAGTCCCATCTGATCTATCTATCGATATATAAAGATGAAGTAAATTTGGGTTTTGACATTAAATTGCACGATTTGTATCTAAGGAGGATAAGAATCCTAATTGCATGGGAAATCACTATATGTTTAATTTGCACTTTTTATGAACCGTACATCTTGTTTTTTACTATATTATTGTACAATAATAATtagtaaaaataataacaaataataaaacaattACAGTACAATAATAATGTAATCACCGGCCGATTGTTGAGGTTGCAATTATTCCACTCCTTTCCTGAAAAATCAGGAAAAGTACACTACAAAATTAGATCGTAttgtaaaataataatattaaacgTGACAATAAACTAAACAATTAAAAGGTTATGAACATTCACAAAAGTTAATTTATGGGGATGGGGGCATTGAAAGTTAATAAGCAAACATTCATACGTAGTAGGATTTATATACTAATTATTTGGTAGTGTTCTATTTCTAATCAATTTAGTTACGTAAAAgataatacggagtataattttaTTAGCACTACACTTTCTATATTGTTGGATTTATgagtataaatattatcttataCATTATCTCAAAAATATggtcattaaaataaaattttgggtAGTTTGTAAAAATTAGAGTCTCTGTAATCGCTTGAAAAAAGCTTCTAATTATATGATTTAATAATACCCAAGTCCTGGtccttttggacttaatttttgTTGAGTTGAACTGATTGGAGCGTAACTTTTCTAAACTGGACATATAAAAAAGTTGAGCTAAACTTATAAGAGTTTAACTTTTCTATACTGAACTTATATGAGCTTAAATTATAGAGAAATGAGTATGAGTTGAGTTTAACTTTAATGAATTAAAATTATAAGAGTTGAACTAAACCACATATAAATTAAAGTAATACCCTCTTTAACTTTAGTAAAAAAAAGCGTGCATGTTAATAATTCAATCAAGACCATCAATAAGTGATAATTTGAAGTAATACCCAAATACTTCCTATTATGTGCTTATATCAACTTCAATCACTGATTCACATATTATATTATAAGATTGTCGTACGGTGTAATTACTTCAAAAAATTACCATTTAATGTTAAAAAGTGACCactttttaacataaaatggtcACTTTTTAATACCGTTAAAATTCTTATATTTTTAACGTATTACAATATATATTGCTTTTGTTTTGGGAAGAAATATCTATGTAGTGAGATAGAGTCTCTCAGAAGACTTACCGACTTTGATTAATTCTTATTACTACACAAATTCTACCTCAAATACACTATAGGCCGTTGGCGTAGTTTTTTTCCGAATAAGATAAACAATTGATAACAAACAAACTAAAATGAAGTCATGAGCTGTTAAATTTGGACTTTTTAATATAGTTCAATTGTTTACCTGTCATCTAATAACTGGTcactttctcttttttttggtcTTTGTGTACCGTCCGATGGGCATAGGATAATTTAGATAAAATCCTCCTATAATAAGATGAGCTGTAGTATCTTATATTAAATGACATTAATACCCTTTGCAGTAACTTTATCCTTCCTCATCTTTCTGCTGCTTTTTAATTCCCTTCTCGTATAATTATCATAATTATAAAAAGTTTATTTACCCTTCTCCATTTTTTGTTTTCATTAGCCAATTACAGCAAGAATCTGGGTTTGCATAGCATTATTTTCCCGATATTATGGCGACGCCTTTAACACCCAGCAGTAAAGCCGCACTCGCTATTTTATCTTGGTACGATTTCTTCCCAATAAATCAGTTAGTCCGGTCACATAGAACTCTATTTGTATATCAGAGTCGAGGCAAGATCCTAACTGTTCACATAATGAAGGATAATGACGTAGGAATGAGCCGAGCTTGGCGGTTCTTGACTAACGCGCCAAAAACTCAAACCCTATCCCTAAAATTGTGATTCATTGTGAAGGCATAGTCGCTCATAATATTCACCATAACAGCGAAGTCATTCCTGCAAATTCCGATGAGTTTCTTCATTAACATTATTACTACAGTACTACTTACATGTGTTTAAGTTTCCTATTGCTTTTACCACGTGCTGCAAAAAGAAAATACAAAgaatctttcaaaaaaaaaaatcaatgagcaaatacaaaaaaaaattacgTAAAAATAATAGATAGAAATTTAATGATACTCGTAGATGCAAAAAGAAATCAATGAGCATATACAAAAAAATTTACGTGAAAATAATAGATAGAAATTTAATGGTACTCGTAGAAGCAAAGTCATTGAAGTATATATAACATTAGAGAAAGGGATAACCGTGTAATCCATCTTATATacaaactagtattggtgcccggcttcgcccggactacctctacttaccattaattttttttattattaaataaaattacttaaaattgcataacccataaatcaTTAATATAATTCTATAATAAAATTAGGATGAAATAaaatttgagacaaattcactactcccgctattaatattttactcttattaatgaaacaatagtaataacatttcactacttgcccgtagtcattgttacttttactacttcagccgtaattattgttactgtcactattgccgcattaatattgataagtTCACtattcccgccgtaattattgttatttttactattgccgcattaatattgattatttcactattttcgttgttgtttctaccactttcactaatctcgctgataatattgttacttttactattcaaatgagtgattactattatGTAACTATATACAatattactacaattcttttctttactgacgaaattacttttactacttaggcatgcaattttaagaggattatatatttatataaatatgttacatatatacattaaataaatcgaaagaattatgcaatattatatattacggaatctaacttgaattatttatacctacttatattatatttttatatgttaaataattaacatctctatacatctaataaactataaagtttaatataattgcataatttttaaatttaatatataattttatgatgataataattaataccataagtgcatgtttatactaattaattattttattttaatgaaattgaccattttctagtcttctataaatatttacgAAAATTACCAAATATCTTCTTTCTTTtaatctccttgaaattgaccatcttaattaattattttattttaaggaaattgtccatcttcattaattaattattttatttagagaaattgaccatgttttagtcttttaccaatatttaggaaaattaccaaacttctatatattttaattttaacccaaactatataatatttgcattgagatcctttaatcgggtccatcacacggtgccagtgatttaaaactatataatataattaatttgtataactttctttaattacattaaagcccttggtttctggatttaatatatagtattgattgatggTTATATAGTTAGTAGCTAAAGCGACAGTGCGTGTGTTTCGCAAGGGAGTACATACCCCAAGCTTTGTAACTTAAAAAGATGCTTTAGAGATAATTGTGTGTACATTATTATCAAAAATTGACCATACCTTAAAATAGATTAGTTGATAAATTTCCATCTATGAGTTCAACAAACTTTCTAATCCTTTTCGTACCTGAAATTTCAACATAAAATATCATTAGtacaaataaattacataaaatatcaTTAGTACAAATAAATTATTTAAGCACACatacgaaaacaaacaaaaatcaGCGTGCAATTTAAAATAAATGTTGGATCAGAAAAATTAATAAATTGGATCAGAAAAAATTATTTGTTTGTGAAGTCTATATACAGTATTTATACTACAAAGTTATTTCAAAGAGTAGTTGAACTCTATTTCTTATCGTATTGTTATAGTTAAACTCTATTTCTTATCTTATTGTTATTATGATCAAGTTCATAAAATAGTATAGTAGATGTATAATAACTCTTacatatttttttaatttttatattttataataACTCGAGAGTAGTTCGTAAAccttggactctctgtaatcgctcaaaaaaagctttctttattaatatagatagatagatagatattgattgattTTAGTTTTATTTGCTGAAATAGAATCTTTATATCCTATAGAGGGTGAACAACTCCTACCCTTAGCCACCAGTGTCTTACTTGAAGGGTCCTGAATTTGACATTCATTATTTGGAAAATATACCAGTAAGCCAGTAGTAGAAATTAACTTCCCCGCTGATGGCAAATTCTGCTTGAAATCTAGAATTAATAACGCATTATGAAGGAAAATTATGTCTGTCAACCTAGCATAACCAGATTTGTAGACAATCTTAACTGAACAATCCGGTAATGCAACATAAATTGGTTTAGGCAATTCTTAATATCTTAAAGAATATCAGAATTTGAGGTCATATGGTCTGAAGTACCTGTATCTACAATCCAGTCCATATTATTACTGTAACTATTAACAACAATTGCGTAGGATGGACTTTTCATACAAGCAAAATTAACAAAAGACTGTAAAGGAGTTGTAGCATAACCAAATTTGTCAGAAATTGCCTTAAGAACTTTCgccataaaaaaataaataatgttCTGAACCAGATCAAGATGAAAAACATTCACACCAGAAGAAGCTTGACCATGCTCAGGAGAATGAATGGGTGAAAAATCCACATATTCATCATCTTGCTGATCATAAGATGTGAACATATTATTTGCAGTTTTAGAAATTGCACTAGGCTTGTCTAACTGGACTTTTCTTGCTTTCCTTTTCCTAGCATTATAAGCTCTAAACTTTTAGTAATGTTCTTTAATATGACCCTTAGTATTGCAAAAGGTGTGTGTCTTAAGTCTCCAACAATGTTCAATGTCATGTCCACTTGTAGTGCAATGACTACAGTATTCTACTCCATCATCTTTAGCTTTCTTTATATTTGTCTGTTCTTCATAAGTACTAGATAAAAATCTCTTCTTAACATTATAAGCAGCACTTTCTACCAAAGTTTCGAAAGCAGAGTCATTGATAATCTTCTGTTTTTCTACTTCTCTAACATTCCAAAGCCATGTTTATGGGTGGTCAAGGCTTCCACAGCCAACAAGGTAGATTGAATACtgatgcgtgccttttatatacttttgataaggctaaagtcgtgtCACCTAAATCAAAATAATCCTATAAtactactaactaatagctagtggcaagacatgtattgaatccacaaggaggcggtaTTATTCAATTTGCTAGTATTTTAAAGTGTCTTAAGGTAACAGTTTCTCGAGGAGTTATTTGTTGATTTCTAAAAATTAATTTCAATGTAaataagggatgtaaacaataatattaaaaggtctagggagtgcgttcactaggtcaattatccgGGGGTGTAATTTAATCATTTATAAGGTCAATTGAATTACCTAAGGTCACAAGATcagtcgactcaattatgccctttagatttaGTTTAACATGCAATCACTATAATTAAACTATATCTATCTGATTATCGCAGccttgtggacgcgggcccacggggttgcttgggaacaagcgtttgcatttgtggagtcgccaccaatttattgtggaaaattggaaaccgttcgaatacttcgcgtcatgtcaagacacaaagtaatgacatagacaccaagaattcgttacccttagcattctatgtctagaatgactctcgtggatgccaatgaacacggatgttcacagagatctggagtaaggggtgagggtacgtattaggaagctcttttgatcgacacctaatcccgcccgcctcgatagcggcttctactaatgattagggaaaatcatctatacttgatatgttgaaggttatatgcatgcaatgcaacatccaataaattaatcctagcatgtgagaattaactaagtcggtaaacacgtaatttaagcatacaattaggtcgaagtaggaatttaaatgttgattacatgtgaaataTACAAACAAGTAataataaaggaatgcaataaaaaatacaataaagaaaattacaataattacaacgggtttattgatttacgtcgaaaatacacttaaaacaataaattaatcctagcatgcaatgcaacaaacaataaattaatcctagcatgtgagaattaactaagtcggtgaacatgtaatttagcatacattaggtcgaagtaaggatttaatgttgattacatgtgagaacatacaaacaaaagataataaagaatacaataaaatacaataattaaaattacaataattacattggtttgattgatctacgtcgaaaatacatttaaaacggataattttgagaaaataaactaaagaacagattaaaggtgataatacggataatagttgattaatacgtaagctaataaattaggtcaaagcaacaacggaagttcagagacagaactcaacccggaacaggcgcatcagagctgcgtcccttggaagaggcgcagtggtcaatgcgtctgttcctgaggtgagttttggctgtgaagccgaaactgcatattgttaatgttcgttggtgaatttatgctcgattattgatatttgactcaagtaaaagtgatttaatggattatttacatatgaatgggtcataaaaacaataaaaaggactcaaattaattagaacaaattaaagaCTAATTACAAGACTAATTATGAATTAAATTTACTAAAACTAACTAATTAATGTTAATTAATGTTAAATTACtgatgatggtgacgataaacagatgaaaacatgtaccaaagtcgaattccagagacttgatatggatgaatcgaatctataaaacccggatttgatttaatgacgaaaacccgcaaatattaattacttgggctttaagtcgggaattaaaagtgATGAATTATTAATGAACTATGTATT from Silene latifolia isolate original U9 population chromosome 5, ASM4854445v1, whole genome shotgun sequence encodes the following:
- the LOC141655616 gene encoding LOW QUALITY PROTEIN: glucan endo-1,3-beta-glucosidase 14-like (The sequence of the model RefSeq protein was modified relative to this genomic sequence to represent the inferred CDS: inserted 2 bases in 1 codon; substituted 1 base at 1 genomic stop codon; added 264 bases not found in genome assembly) gives rise to the protein MGHKLMRFCRLISVFFLLFTSQIASLKVDAFTGTYGINYGRLADNIPSPDIVVQLLREAKIRNVRIFDFDHSVLQAFSNSGLELVVGLPNGLINEMSANPDHALTWVKENIQFYYPQTRIVGIAVGNEVFGSDXATKSLHLEDKIQITTAHHFGVFDNSYPPSNCTFRANMKXYMNPLLEFFSHIGSPFCLNAYPFLTYMSDPTHINISYALFQKNPGIVDSQTKLHYDNLLDAQIDAAYAALEDAGYKKMEVIITETGWTSKGNENEVVATPENARTYNFNLRKRLALRKGTPLRPKIMLKAYVFAMFNEDSKTGPTSERNFGLWKPDGSISYDVGFPALKSSAAAHSAFQWVWQNVAIPCLERWDLVIILFKLLNVHYTFVALLDCSRRCFQLANGEKM